A window of Cytobacillus sp. FSL H8-0458 genomic DNA:
TGCTCCTGAATTTCCGGGAAGCAATAATTGAGATCCTCCAGTTCAATATCTGTGAATTCAAGTGAGCTGAATCCCGGGGTATCAGCAACAAGCCCTTTTCCAACCTCGATCAGCTCTACATGCCTGGTCGTATGCTTTCCCCTGCCCAAATGTGAAGAAATGTCATTTGTTTTCAGCTCCAGGTCCGGTCTTAGAACGTTTAACAAAGAAGATTTCCCCACCCCTGACTGCCCGGCAAAAACAGATATCTCACCTTCCAGGTAGGGCATCAGATCTTTAACGCCTTCTTCTGTTTCAGATGAAGTCAGCAAAACATCATAGCCGGCTTTGCGGTAATCTGAAGCATATTGCTGTATCTCCCTATACTCATTTTCGTCCGCCAGATCAATTTTAGTAATGCAGATGAGCGGCTTTATATGATTGAATTCAACCAGCACCAGGAAACGATCCAGAAGGGATGTGCTAAAACCCGGTTCAACAGCTGAAAATACAAGA
This region includes:
- the rsgA gene encoding ribosome small subunit-dependent GTPase A, with translation MPEGKIIKALAGFYYVLSGNETIQCRGRGVFRKNKVTPLVGDEVVFQAESNTEGYILEVKERKNELIRPPIANVDQAILVFSAVEPGFSTSLLDRFLVLVEFNHIKPLICITKIDLADENEYREIQQYASDYRKAGYDVLLTSSETEEGVKDLMPYLEGEISVFAGQSGVGKSSLLNVLRPDLELKTNDISSHLGRGKHTTRHVELIEVGKGLVADTPGFSSLEFTDIELEDLNYCFPEIQEQSELCKFRGCLHMAEPKCAVKAACENGEIPSYRYEHYKTFLQEIKDRKPRY